The following are encoded together in the Salvelinus fontinalis isolate EN_2023a chromosome 38, ASM2944872v1, whole genome shotgun sequence genome:
- the si:dkeyp-97a10.2 gene encoding uncharacterized protein si:dkeyp-97a10.2 isoform X2, translated as MRLQHCLSWSLSLLPLLLLSCGYQCVSVHFQTPQPVNVLPAGRLVLQVQIDRGPKEKISMITWEREPENAKTPGNPGKVTLITFPGQGKRLDGRLSLEEQGSILKLEGFGVADSGVYIVTVTDQAGIKTAGQCTVKEYEAVHHPSVRVNVSHSSLFCVETWGTDLKFSWLHERAAITDAVGHVSPDGKTLFVSSAPICGHFTCMVSNKLGHSSATYTAEPCEREGKRTTVAVVSLVILLVCGAALAFLLWRRHRRYSNRGERLQEDFEDNL; from the exons ATGAGGCTGcaacactgtctctcctggagcCTCTCTTTGCTACCGCTGCTCTTGT TGTCTTGTGGGTACCAGTGCGTGTCGGTCCACTTCCAGACCCCGCAGCCGGTCAATGTACTCCCAGCCGGACGTCTAGTTCTCCAGGTCCAGATCGATCGCGGTCCCAAAGAAAAGATCTCCATGATAACCTGGGAACGGGAGCCAGAGAACGCAAAGACTCCAGGGAATCCTGGGAAGGTGACGTTGATTACGTTCCCCGGTCAAGGAAAACGCTTGGACGGGCGTCTGAGTTTGGAGGAGCAGGGGTCAATACTGAAGCTGGAGGGCTTTGGCGTGGCGGACAGCGGGGTGTACATTGTGACCGTCACTGACCAGGCTGGCATCAAGACCGCTGGACAGTGTACCGTCAAGGAGTACG AGGCTGTGCACCACCCCTCAGTGAGAGTGAACGTGTCCCACTCCTCCCTGTTCTGTGTGGAGACCTGGGGGACAGACCTTAAATTCAGCTGGCTCCACGAGCGGGCAGCCATCACCGATGCTGTGGGACACGTGTCGCCTGATGGGAAGACCCTGTTCGTCTCCTCCGCCCCCATCTGCGGTCACTTCACCTGCATGGTGAGCAACAAGCTGGGCCACAGCTCTGCCACCTACACAGCAG AGCCgtgtgagagagagggcaagaggaCCACGGTGGCGGTGGTCTCGCTCGTCATCCTGCTGGTCTGTGGAGCAGCGCTCGCTTTTCTACTGTGGAG GAGACACAGGCGATACAGTAACAGAGGCGAGAGGCTTCAGGAGGATTTTGAGGACAACTTGTAA
- the si:dkeyp-97a10.2 gene encoding uncharacterized protein si:dkeyp-97a10.2 isoform X1: MRLQHCLSWSLSLLPLLLLSCGYQCVSVHFQTPQPVNVLPAGRLVLQVQIDRGPKEKISMITWEREPENAKTPGNPGKVTLITFPGQGKRLDGRLSLEEQGSILKLEGFGVADSGVYIVTVTDQAGIKTAGQCTVKEYEAVHHPSVRVNVSHSSLFCVETWGTDLKFSWLHERAAITDAVGHVSPDGKTLFVSSAPICGHFTCMVSNKLGHSSATYTAEPCEREGKRTTVAVVSLVILLVCGAALAFLLWRVSVGFCLGDTGDTVTEARGFRRILRTTCNGEPLITVPKYFRYTPLLKDGLIKGQ, encoded by the exons ATGAGGCTGcaacactgtctctcctggagcCTCTCTTTGCTACCGCTGCTCTTGT TGTCTTGTGGGTACCAGTGCGTGTCGGTCCACTTCCAGACCCCGCAGCCGGTCAATGTACTCCCAGCCGGACGTCTAGTTCTCCAGGTCCAGATCGATCGCGGTCCCAAAGAAAAGATCTCCATGATAACCTGGGAACGGGAGCCAGAGAACGCAAAGACTCCAGGGAATCCTGGGAAGGTGACGTTGATTACGTTCCCCGGTCAAGGAAAACGCTTGGACGGGCGTCTGAGTTTGGAGGAGCAGGGGTCAATACTGAAGCTGGAGGGCTTTGGCGTGGCGGACAGCGGGGTGTACATTGTGACCGTCACTGACCAGGCTGGCATCAAGACCGCTGGACAGTGTACCGTCAAGGAGTACG AGGCTGTGCACCACCCCTCAGTGAGAGTGAACGTGTCCCACTCCTCCCTGTTCTGTGTGGAGACCTGGGGGACAGACCTTAAATTCAGCTGGCTCCACGAGCGGGCAGCCATCACCGATGCTGTGGGACACGTGTCGCCTGATGGGAAGACCCTGTTCGTCTCCTCCGCCCCCATCTGCGGTCACTTCACCTGCATGGTGAGCAACAAGCTGGGCCACAGCTCTGCCACCTACACAGCAG AGCCgtgtgagagagagggcaagaggaCCACGGTGGCGGTGGTCTCGCTCGTCATCCTGCTGGTCTGTGGAGCAGCGCTCGCTTTTCTACTGTGGAG AGTTTCTGTTGGTTTCTGTTTAGGAGACACAGGCGATACAGTAACAGAGGCGAGAGGCTTCAGGAGGATTTTGAGGACAACTTGTAACGGTGAACCATTGATTACAGTACCCAAGTACTTTCGCTACACTCCCCTACTCAAAGATGGACTCATAAAAGGACAGTAA